Proteins encoded together in one Benincasa hispida cultivar B227 chromosome 1, ASM972705v1, whole genome shotgun sequence window:
- the LOC120073392 gene encoding high mobility group B protein 6-like: MADSATAELPITGAPAGPTKKPRNSRKPLKDKNSSKKVTQSESMVTKVTQQSEGEILSQNKSSAKKPKSKAAAKKQPAKQSFDKDLHEMQDMLQQLRLDKEKTEELLKAKDEMLKQKDEELKTKDKEQEKLQIELKKLQKLKEFKPTMNFPMIQILKDKEQDKKEKKKYAEKKRPAPPYILWCKDQWNEIKKENPEAEFKEISNILGAKWKSVSAEEKKPYEERYQAEKESYLLITSKEKRESEAMKLLEEEQKQKTAMELLEQYLQFKEETEKENKKKKKQKDPLKPKQPMSAFFLFSNERRASLLDENKNVLEVAKIAGEEWKNMTEEQRGPYEEMAKKNKEKYMQEMEIYKQKKEEEAAILKKEEEEQMKLQKHEALLLLKKKEKTETIMKKTKEELQKKKKEGKKAVDPNKPKKPASSYILFSKEARKSVTEERPGVNNFTVNAMISVKWKELSEGERKIWNDKAAEAMEAYKKEVEEYNKSVAEMKGDDQ; this comes from the exons ATGGCCGATTCTGCCACGGCTGAACTTCCGATTACGGGCGCACCTGCTGGACCCACAAAGAAACCAAGAAACAGCCGGAAGCCTTTGAAGGACAAAAACTCCTCAAAGAAGGTAACACAATCTGAATCCATGGTTACGAAAGTAACACAACAATCGGAAGGGGAGATCCTCTCTCAGAATAAATCTTCGGCTAAGAAACCGAAATCCAAAGCCGCAGCGAAGAAGCAGCCGGCGAAGCAATCCTTCGACAAAGATTTGCATGAAATGCAGGACATGCTTCAACAATTGAGGCTCGATAAGGAGAAGACTGAGGAGCTTTTGAAAGCCAAAGATGAGATGCTTAAACAGAAAGATGAAGAGCTTAAGACGAAAGATAAAGAACAGGAAAAGCTCCAGATCGAATTGAAGAAGTTGCAGAAGTTGAAGGAGTTCAAACCAACTATG AACTTCCCtatgattcaaattttgaaagataaGGAACAAgataagaaagagaagaagaagtatGCGGAAAAGAAGAGGCCGGCTCCACCTTACATCTTATGGTGCAAAGATCAATGGAACGAG ATCAAGAAGGAGAATCCAGAGGCAGAGTTTAAGGAAATCTCAAACATTTTGGGGGCTAAATGGAAGAGTGTTTCAGCAGAGGAGAAAAAGCCATATGAGGAGAGGTATCAAGCTGAAAAGGAATCCTATTTGCTAATCACTTCTAAAGAGAAGCGTGAGAGTGAGGCGATGAAGTTGTTAGAAGAAGAGCAGAAGCAGAAGACAGCCATGGAACTGCTTGAGCAATACCTTCAATTCAAAGAGGAAACAGAGAAggagaacaagaagaagaa GAAACAGAAAGATCCATTGAAGCCTAAACAACCCATGTCTGCATTCTTTCTCTTTTCAAATGAGAGACGTGCATCTCTTCTAGATGAAAACAAGAATGTTCTAGAG GTAGCGAAGATAGCAGGAGAGGAGTGGAAGAACATGACAGAGGAACAGAGAGGACCTTACGAAGAG ATGGCAAAGAAGAACAAGGAAAAGTATATGCAGGAGATGGAAATTTACAAGCAGAAAAAGGAGGAGGAAGCAGCAATCCTGaagaaagaagaggaagagcAAATGAAGCTTCAGAAACATGAGGCTTTACTATTGctaaagaagaaagagaaaactgAGACAATTATGAAGAAAACAAAGGAGGAGctccagaagaagaagaaggaagggaAGAAGGCTGTTGATCCTAACAAGCCAAAGAAGCCTGCATCCTCTTACATCTTGTTCAG CAAAGAAGCAAGGAAAAGTGTAACGGAGGAGAGGCCTGGAGTAAACAACTTCACAGTTAATGCAATGATATCAGTCAAATGGAAG GAACTAAGTGAAGGGGAGCGAAAAATCTGGAATGACAAAGCTGCAGAAGCCATGGAAGCTTACAAGAAGGAAGTAGAGGAATACAACAAAAGTGTTGCTGAAATGAAGGGTGATGATCAATAG